Proteins encoded in a region of the Phacochoerus africanus isolate WHEZ1 chromosome 8, ROS_Pafr_v1, whole genome shotgun sequence genome:
- the LDLRAD2 gene encoding low-density lipoprotein receptor class A domain-containing protein 2, producing MEACPLHLPQRLLLLGVAALAAPVPHTGDLVDLCGQTWQGAGLLLRSHPTSRRFYFVTPHTDCRLWLRAAAPGDRIHFQFRFFLVYSLTPASPPPPAPNASSPADPCAPGSYLQFYEGPPGAPRPLGAPLCGLTIPAPVVSSGDFLALRLVTRGRQPRVDFVGEVTSFQLGSCGAYFPCRNGRCIPPSLVCDQWDMDNCGDGSDQASWPPANCRGPSLAPSQAGGTDAGTSRPLTLSLALGSLGTLGTAAERSPPAGWDHERQDAALEGRWLLVTTCSASSHQGPRLQGVALASSLLLASAGLLLGLLWCCCSSSGLAWRAGARGLCLSCTICYTCPGQVAPGGAVTE from the exons GGGACCTGGTGGACCTGTGCGGCCAGACGTGGCAGGGGGCCGGGCTGCTGCTGCGCTCGCACCCCACGTCCCGCCGCTTCTACTTCGTGACTCCTCACACCGACTGCCGACTCTGGTTGCGGGCGGCGGCCCCAGGGGACAGGATCCACTTCCAGTTCCGCTTCTTCCTGGTCTACAGCCTGACTCCGGCGTCCCCGCCCCCCCCTGCACCCAACGCGTCCTCCCCAGCCGACCCCTGCGCCCCTGGGTCCTACCTGCAGTTCTACGAGGGCCCGCCAGGGGCGCCCCGGCCGCTGGGGGCCCCGCTCTGTGGTCTGACCATCCCTGCTCCGGTGGTGTCTTCTGGGGACTTCCTGGCCCTGCGCCTGGTCACCAGAGGCCGCCAGCCGCGCGTGGACTTCGTGGGCGAAGTCACCTCTTTCCAGTTGG GATCCTGTGGCGCCTACTTCCCATGTCGGAATGGCAGGTGCATCCCGCCGAGTCTGGTGTGCGATCAATGGGACATGGACAACTGTGGTGACGGCAGTGACCAGGCTTCCTGGCCCCCAGCCAACTGCAGAG GTCCCTCTCTGGCGCCCAGCCAGGCAGGGGGTACAGATGCTGGTACCTCCCGGCCCTTGACCCTTTCCCTGGCTCTTGGGTCTTTGGGGACCCTGGGGACTGCAGCTGAGAGGAGTCCCCCTGCAGGCTGGGACCATGAACGACAGGATGCAGCTCTGGAAGGTAGATGGCTTTTGGTTACCacctgctctgcctcctcccaccaAG GTCCCCGGCTGCAGGGCGTGGCCCTGGCCTCCTCACTGCTCCTGGCCTCTGCTGGCCTCCTGCTGGGCCTCCTCTGGTGCTGCTGCTCCTCCAGCGGGCTGGCCTGGAGGGCAGGTGCCCGTGGCCTCTGCCTCAGCTGCACCATCTGTTACACGTGTCCTGGCCAGGTGGCCCCTGGGGGGGCCGTGACTGAGTGA